A genomic stretch from Alosa sapidissima isolate fAloSap1 chromosome 3, fAloSap1.pri, whole genome shotgun sequence includes:
- the LOC121705853 gene encoding deleted in malignant brain tumors 1 protein-like isoform X5 yields the protein MMDIRTVAFILCSLLEISRTHGAALKCGGALAEPKGEFFSPNYPDPYPVSINCTWTIQSTGNRIVELTFPFMQLEYVNWDADCRFDSISVYDGPASEHRLLGKLCGNETRPINSTRNELTVVFTSDSTFPKKGFHANYSFVGERKSNIPLTQGKALKYVPFLSEYPQKELVTPSPELKDVKCGGEWTVSEGGFTSPNYPHHYPNKAHCTWTIKSTGNRIVELTFPTVELESDWMKDCRFDSIKVFDGPASEQRLIGLLCGTQTGNFTSTRNELTVVFSSDSSTSHPGFKAQYRFVDVPSLSEYPTPVPTNDTEETSKCGSVMVEPKGEFFSPNYPEPYPNHAKCTWSIQSAGDHLIELDFPFMLVEYRQWDGDCRFDAVSVYDGPLADDKLLNRLCGNHTAISVKSTKNEMTVVFTSDSTFSYKGFHAHYSFADKP from the exons ATGATGGACATCAGAACAGTAGCATTcattctctgctctctcctggaaATAAGCAGGACTCACG gCGCAGCATTGAAATGCGGTGGTGCGTTGGCTGAGCCAAAGGGTGAGTTCTTCAGCCCCAACTACCCTGACCCCTATCCCGTCAGCATCAACTGCACCTGGACTATACAGAGCACAGGAAACCGCATCGTAGAGCTCACCTTCCCTTTCATGCA ACTGGAGTATGTTAATTGGGACGCGGACTGCAGGTTTGATTCTATCAGTGTGTATGATGGGCCTGCGTCAGAGCATCGCTTGCTTGGCAAGCTGTGTGGCAACGAGACGCGTCCCATCAACTCTACCCGTAATGAGCTGACAGTGGTCTTCACCAGCGATTCAACTTTTCCTAAAAAAGGATTTCATGCAAATTACAGCTTTGTAGGTGAGAGGAAAAGCAACATACCTCTGACTCAAGGAAAAGCCTTGAAAT ATGTTCCATTTCTTTCAG AATATCCACAAAAAG AACTAGTGACGCCATCCCCAGAACTAAAAG ATGTGAAATGTGGCGGCGAGTGGACCGTGTCTGAAGGTGGATTCACCAGCCCTAATTACCCACACCATTACCCCAACAAAGCGCACTGCACCTGGACTATCAAGAGTACAGGAAACCGCATCGTAGAGCTGACATTTCCCACTGTGGA GCTGGAGTCTGACTGGATGAAGGACTGCAGGTTTGACTCCATTAAAGTGTTTGACGGCCCTGCGTCTGAACAGCGGCTGATCGGCCTCCTCTGTGGCACACAGACCGGCAACTTTACCTCGACGAGGAACGAGCTGACTGTGGTCTTCTCCAGTGACTCCAGCACCAGTCACCCTGGTTTCAAAGCGCAGTACCGCTTCGTGG ATGTTCCCAGTTTATCAG AATATCCAACTCCAG TTCCTACGAATGACACAGAAG AAACCTCAAAATGTGGCAGCGTAATGGTTGAGCCCAAAGGAGAATTTTTCAGCCCCAACTACCCTGAGCCTTATCCCAACCATGCCAAATGCACTTGGAGCATTCAGAGTGCTGGAGACCACCTCATAGAGCTTGACTTCCCCTTCATGCT TGTAGAATATCGGCAGTGGGATGGAGACTGCAGGTTTGACGCCGTCAGTGTCTATGACGGGCCTTTGGCTGATGATAAGTTGCTAAACAGGCTGTGTGGTAACCATACCGCAATCTCTGTGAAATCAACAAAAAATGAGATGACAGTAGTGTTCACCAGCGACTCCACCTTTTCTTACAAAGGCTTCCACGCCCACTACAGCTTTGCTG aTAAACCTTAA